The following are from one region of the Magallana gigas chromosome 6, xbMagGiga1.1, whole genome shotgun sequence genome:
- the LOC105345233 gene encoding E3 ubiquitin-protein ligase PDZRN3-B has product MGFSTHRFVGTVDPNLLCGICSSVIEDAVLTPCGHSFCFSCLETWMSKPRVNSCPECRHIMTLKEAKPVLCIRNLVNGFDVMCDNSDRGCKVVVKLERLKPHLEVCGYTLVKCAGCSDMVSRSELANHQMTCDGIAASLKDENYDSYMHKSMAALTLENKATSIELSGLLAKISSLEFQLKTLKRDLQISESKNRVLEREYRKTKDELQQKRNEILDVQYAEFDPDYDYGYTPQSVAKLSLLIARFLLKKPSYVDSDKIFAAVKRSYDQYARCGSQYEHDVHMLVATAFASDWFSESQRINFHCWLQSIARYRQYSNSGMDSCEHRLYQ; this is encoded by the coding sequence ATGGGGTTTAGCACTCATCGGTTCGTTGGAACGGTGGATCCAAATTTACTGTGTGGAATTTGCAGCTCCGTAATAGAAGATGCTGTGTTAACTCCGTGTGGACATTCGTTTTGCTTCTCATGTTTGGAAACTTGGATGAGCAAGCCGCGGGTCAACTCATGTCCGGAATGTAGGCACATCATGACCCTGAAGGAAGCCAAACCGGTCCTGTGTATACGTAATCTTGTCAACGGTTTTGACGTCATGTGTGACAATAGTGACCGAGGATGCAAAGTGGTTGTAAAACTCGAAAGGTTAAAGCCGCATTTAGAAGTTTGCGGATACACCTTGGTAAAGTGTGCTGGTTGTTCTGATATGGTAAGTCGCTCTGAACTGGCGAACCATCAGATGACTTGCGATGGTATTGCAGCTTCCCTAAAGGACGAAAACTATGATTCGTACATGCACAAATCTATGGCAGCGTTAACTCTAGAAAATAAAGCTACCTCTATCGAACTTTCAGGACTTCTGGCAAAGATATCTTCCCTAGAATTTCAGTTAAAGACGTTAAAAAGAGACCTGCAAATCTCCGAGTCCAAGAATCGTGTCCTCGAAAGAGAGTATAGGAAGACAAAAGACGAGTTGCAGCAAAAGCGGAACGAGATTCTAGACGTCCAGTACGCCGAATTCGATCCAGACTACGACTATGGGTACACGCCGCAAAGCGTTGCCAAACTGTCCTTACTCATCGCAAGGTTCCTGCTGAAGAAACCGTCGTACGTTGATAGCGACAAGATCTTTGCCGCCGTCAAGCGGTCGTATGACCAGTACGCTCGGTGCGGAAGTCAGTACGAACATGACGTACACATGCTGGTCGCCACCGCTTTCGCCAGCGACTGGTTTTCCGAGAGCCAAAGAATCAACTTTCATTGCTGGCTACAAAGCATTGCTAGGTACCGTCAATACTCGAACTCTGGGATGGACTCATGCGAGCATCGTTTATATCAGTGA
- the LOC105345222 gene encoding putative E3 ubiquitin-protein ligase UBR7, producing MEESLAPVENSGEDVLSMIDVLKEENELEEEANAVLGDSDDQNCTYPMGYVSRQALYACATCDPEASAGVCLACCLECHEGHELFELYTKRNFRCDCGNSKFGGKKCKLYPGKDATNAKNHYNQNFKGLYCTCHRPYPDPEDEVEDEMIQCVICEDWYHGRHLGTDSLPSCESYSEVVCADCMKKNDFLWAYSVQSQETKSLVKEEIKSEVDVGENCPSQEQNKVDDKTDQASVQKAESDKSCLLVDLQKREVNVKESGAFWKDGWRKKLCRCANCMAMYKERSLEFLIDESDTVHNYEQRGRDKTASSQYEKGMQALSSMNRVQQVEVLHGFNDLKSELTDYLKKFAENGKVVKEEDIREFFSGMEARKRQRTTGPMQFMCK from the exons atgGAGGAAAGTTTGGCGCCAGTCGAAAATTCAGGTGAAGACGTTTTATCCATGATTGAcgttttaaaagaagaaaatgaattaGAAGAAGAAGCAAATGCAGTCTTGGGAGACAGTGACGATCAAAACTGCACTTATCCAATG GGTTATGTCTCACGACAAGCTTTATATGCCTGTGCAACTTGTGACCCAGAAGCGTCAGCAGGAGTTTGTCTAGCTTGCTGCTTGGAGTGCCACGAGGGACATGAACTGTTCGAGTTGTACACCAAAAG aaattttcgCTGTGATTGTGGTAACAGCAAGTTTGGAGGAAAGAAGTGCAAATTGTACCCT GGAAAAGATGCCACAAATGCAAAGAACCATTACAACCAGAACTTCAAGGGACTGTACTGTACGTGTCATCGTCCCTACCCAGACCCAGAGGATGAG GTGGAAGATGAAATGATTCAGTGTGTGATTTGTGAAGACTGGTACCACGGAAGA CACCTAGGCACAGACTCCCTACCATCTTGTGAGAGCTATTCAGAAGTAGTGTGTGCAGACtgcatgaagaaaaatgacttCCTCTGGGCCTACTCTGTTCAGAGTCAAG aaACAAAGAGTTTAGTGAAAGAGGAAATAAAGTCAGAGGTTGATGTAGGGGAGAACTGTCCAAGCCAAGAACAGAACAAAGTAGACGATAAGACTGATCAG GCATCAGTTCAAAAAGCAGAAAGTGACAAAAGCTGTCTCCTTGTGGATCTACAGAAGAGGGAAGTGAATGTCAAAGAAAGTGGAGCATTCTGGAAGGATGGTTGGAGGAAGAAGCTCTGTAGATGTGCAAACTGTATG GCAATGTACAAAGAGAGGAGCCTAGAGTTCCTGATAGACGAATCGGACACAGTCCATAACTACGAACAAAGGGGACGGGACAAAACAGCGTCCTCTCAGTATGAGAAAGGAATGCAGGCTCTTTCCTCCATGAACAGGGTGCAACAAGTTGAAGTCCTACATG ggTTTAATGATCTAAAGTCCGAGTTGACAGACTACTTGAAGAAGTTTGCAGAAAATGGAAAG gttgTCAAAGAGGAAGACATCCGAGAGTTCTTTTCTGGAATGGAGGCAAGGAAACGCCAGAGGACTACGGGACCAATGCAGTTTATGTGTAAATAA
- the LOC105345234 gene encoding uncharacterized protein, whose product MLRQDVFFAERTLSEKIGILLPKTVTEMYSHTPKRKCMDEQCLYTERIFGAYERPGMGFLTTPFIQGTYVEVEPPRKRFHTGLDQRVLQNTGPTHREDRLAQSGANQLLNDRQIQNFIASTVLPHHRTLISSGGIKWSNDQPERRPTPQRFQRKAEDLHPAFMPYAVELKNQAQTQFNPQTNDVAHRATINNHEFTEGKVTNFPRGNYIPHASIEKVINIPKRFSELEDEDIIFIMEENPNKTSTNPQDFSVTQGTTFIPQGSRIPQETQDHAIYMHQGFSVTQGMANIPQGPRILPQAQDDLICMPQGFSITQGMQEETTSIAQRSRVSQQTQDDVICMSQGFKVPQETHEDIFLTAYGIQERQKAENDIIYISQEISIPQGTLEEISFAPQGINIPLGKQEQDPVTCDLSNEVDFQRPPAWETPAGRVTTTELSAHNQPGSTTIPWGLVPQTETIQAEVQHEQTPKGNSADDVETHLANINAESTSQFSTAERSRAIAAEVFSEAAQYVAQENVDEKSRLEVTTDHEHERITFSKVEPSRKRKRSKSAVVENSINESPMKRQKVHLDAADQTYQTESDSNEKVWSKNNAELDEFMEDAVKILRGQSADLFPESVIDQLFKDTFESDIFLTSGDYFVVDPLVFFTSEFEQEINSL is encoded by the exons ATGTTGAGACAAGACGTGTTTTTCGCTGAGCGAACACTTTCTGAAAAAATCGGTATCTTATTACCCAAGACAGTCACAGAAATGTACAGTCATACTCCTAAGAGG aaaTGTATGGATGAGCAGTGTTTGTACACCGAACGTATCTTTGGTGCTTACGAGAGGCCAGGGATGGGCTTCCTGACTACGCCCTTCATACAAGGGACCTATGTGGAG gTTGAGCCCCCTAGAAAGAGATTTCACACAGGCCTTGATCAAAGAGTGTTACAAAACACAGGACCAACTCATAGAGAAGACAGATTGGCACAATCTGGG GCAAATCAGCTGTTGAATGACAGACAAATACAAAACTTCATAGCCTCCACAGTCCTTCCCCATCATCGCACATTGATCAGCTCTGGCGGCATAAAATGGTCAAACGATCAACCCGAGAGGAGACCAACTCCACAG AGATTTCAAAGAAAGGCTGAGGACTTGCATCCTGCATTTATGCCGTATGCAGTGGAACTAAAAAATCAGGCACAGACACAATTCAATCCTCAGACCAATGATGTTGCGCACAGAGCAACCATTAACAATCATGAGTTTACAGAGGGAAAGGTTACCAATTTCCCCAGGGGAAATTACATCCCCCATGCATCCATAGAAAAAGTCATCAATATCCCTAAGAGATTTAGTGAACTGGAAGATGAAGATATCATCTTTATTATGGAGGAAAATCCAAATAAAACTTCAACTAACCCTCAAGACTTCAGTGTCACCCAGGGAACGACCTTTATCCCCCAGGGATCCAGAATCCCTCAAGAGACACAAGACCATGCCATCTATATGCATCAGGGATTCAGCGTCACCCAGGGAATGGCCAATATCCCACAGGGACCCAGAATCCTTCCACAGGCACAAGACGATCTTATCTGTATGCCTCAGGGATTCAGTATCACCCAGGGAATGCAAGAAGAGACTACCTCTATCGCTCAGAGAAGCAGAGTCTCCCAACAGACACAAGACGATGTCATCTGCATGTCTCAAGGATTCAAAGTCCCTCAGGAAACACATGAAGATATATTCCTTACCGCCTACGGGATTCAGGAGCGCCAAAAAGCAGAGAATGATATCATTTATATCTCCCAGGAAATCAGTATTCCACAGGGTACTCTTGAGGAGATCAGCTTTGCCCCTCAGGGAATCAATATTCCTCTGGGAAAACAAGAACAGGATCCAGTCACTTGTGACCTCAGTAATGAAGTGGATTTTCAAAGACCACCGGCATGGGAAACTCCTGCAGGACGTGTGACAACCACTGAATTGTCTGCTCATAACCAGCCTGGTTCAACCACTATC CCATGGGGTCTTGTTCCACAAACTGAGACAATACAAGCCGAGGTACAACATGAGCAAACCCCAAAAGGGAATTCTGCAGACGATGTGGAGACACATCTTGCAAACATAAATGCTGAGTCAACCTCCCAATTCTCAACAGCCGAAAGAAGCAGGGCTATAGCAGCAGAGGTG TTCAGCGAAGCTGCACAGTATGTTGCCCAAGAAAACGTTGATGAAAAGTCAAGACTTGAAGTTACAACTGACCACGAGCATGAACGGATTACTTTTTCAAAAGTAGAGCCAAGTAGGAAG CGAAAACGATCTAAAAGTGCAGTTGttgaaaattcaataaatgaGAGTCCCATGAAACGGCAGAAGGTCCATTTAGATGCTGCAGACCAAACTTATCAAACTGAGTCAGATTCTAACGAAAAG GTTTGGTCAAAGAATAACGCAGAGCTTGACGAATTCATGGAGGATGCAGTCAAAATCCTACGAGGGCAGTCTGCTGACTTGTTCCCCGAAAGTGTCATTGACCAGCTCTTCAAAGACACTTTTGAGTCCGACATCTTCCTGACTTCCGGCGACTATTTTGTCGTGGATCCCCTCGTGTTCTTCACTTCAGAGTTTGAACAGGAAATCAACAGTCTGTGA